The Bombus affinis isolate iyBomAffi1 chromosome 17, iyBomAffi1.2, whole genome shotgun sequence genome includes a region encoding these proteins:
- the LOC126926038 gene encoding sorting nexin-2, whose amino-acid sequence MADIKESPPLFDTNEVKVDDLDDDDEDIFASAVQDQSQLEDSPPYNGVSTIQTELPKLTLRDAPEENSFSSVSSPAPGPLSSPLGPMSTDIGDLHDVPINDNTDVLSTNVIQTQSPDVVSTDSSDVFLKITVTSPQKIGDGMGAYVAYKVETETNMPIFRKRNFSVIRRFSDFLGLHDKLTDKYLRNGRIIPPAPEKSVIGTTKIKMSGDKNQEQNSSSTEFIEKRRAALERYLNRTAAHPVLSVDPDFREFLEADMELPKATNTSALSGKGVMRLFNKVGETVNKITYKMDETDKWFEEKTSQIDSLDVQLRALHSAVDTLTNQRRELATCTGATARSIAVLGHGEPGASLGRALAQLAETLEKVEAIRRAQSNSDLYQFGEMLRDYVALIGAIKDVFHERVKVFQNWQHAQMMLNKKREQKARLEQSGRTDKTSQAATEVIEWEAKVDRGQEEFDNISKIIKKEVERFELVRVEDFKKQLTEYLESMLQYQNQLIKYWESFLPEARAVA is encoded by the exons ATGGCTGATATAAAAGAATCTCCGCCGCTATTTGATACTAATGAGGTGAAAGTTGATGATTTAGACGACGACGATGAAGATATTTTTGCATCAGCAGTACAG GATCAAAGTCAATTGGAAGATTCTCCTCCTTACAACGGAGTATCAACTATTCAAACAGAATTACCAAAGTTAACTTTACGAGATGCACCAGAAGAAAATTCATTTTCATCGGTATCAAGTCCTGCACCAGGACCATTAAGTTCACCTTTGGGACCAATGAGTACTGACATAGGTGATCTCCATGATGTTCCCATAAACGATAATACAGATGTACTTTCAACAAATGTTATACAGACTCAGTCACCTGATGTG GTATCGACAGATTCTTCTGATGTTTTCTTAAAAATTACTGTAACTTCTCCTCAAAAAATAGGTGATGGAATGGGTGCTTATGTTGCTTACAAAGTTGAGACAGAAACAAATATGCCAATATTTAGAAAGAGAAATTTCAGTGTTATTAGACGCTTCAGTGATTTTCTTGGCCTTCATGACAAATTAACAGATAAATATCTTAGAAATGGCAGAATAATTCCTCCTGCTCCAGAGAAGAGTGTTATTG GGACAACTAAGATTAAAATGTCTGGTGACAAGAATCAAGAACAAAATTCCAGTTCTACAGAATTTATTGAAAAACGCAGAGCAGCGCTTGAAAGATATTTGAATAGAACTGCAGCTCATCCAGTGCTTAGTGTTGATCCCGATTTTAGAGAATTCTTAGAAGCTG ATATGGAATTACCTAAAGCTACTAATACATCTGCACTTAGTGGTAAAGGAGTAATGAGGCTGTTTAACAAAGTTGGAGAAACTGTTAACAAGATAACATATAAGATGGATGAAACTGATAAA tgGTTTGAAGAAAAGACATCACAAATTGATTCTCTTGATGTTCAACTACGTGCGTTACATTCTGCTGTTGATACCTTAACTAATCAGAGAAGAGAATTAGCAACATGTACTGGTGCAACAGCAAGATCCATTGCAGTTCTTGGTCATGGCGAACCAGGAGCATCTCTTGGAAGGGCATTAGCTCAGTTAGCTGAGACATTGGAAAAAGTAGAAGCGATCAGAAGAGCACAAAGTAATAGCGATCTGTATCAGTTTGGAGAAATGTTAAGAGATTATGTTGCACTGATTGGAGCAATAAAG GATGTATTTCATGAAAGAGTAAAAGTTTTTCAAAATTGGCAACATGCTCAAATgatgttaaataaaaaaagggAACAGAAAGCAAGATTAGAACAATCTGGAAGAACTGACAAAACGAGCCAAGCTGCTACTGAAGTAATAGAGTGGGAAGCAAAAGTTGATAGAGGGCAAGAAGAATTTGACAATATTTCgaagataattaaaaaagaagttgAACGATTTGAATTAGTGAGAGTGGAAGACTTTAAGAAACAATTAACAGAATATTTGGAATCCATGTTACAATACCAAAACCAACTTATTAAATATTGGGAAAGCTTTTTGCCTGAAGCACGAGCAGTGGCATGA